The Caldicellulosiruptor obsidiansis OB47 genome segment CATCAATATGAGGTATAAAATTTTGTTTAAAAAGCCTGTAAGCTTGTGGACTACCACCACAATGTACAAAGTAAGCTTTGAGCGACTTTGCTATTTGCATAAAATACGGTCTTGCACTCCTTATAGGTCCCACTTTTTTAGGATATGTATGATGGTATATTGCCATAATTCGTGTGGCTCCACCTTCAATCAAAGCTTCATAAAGGTATTCAGCTTGATTTAATGAAGATTGAGGAATTGCTCCTGGTTCATTATTAATCATAACTGCTATTACTTGATGTTCCTCTTTTTGGTAAATGGCCTCTCCGGTGAATTTGCAAAGATAGTCAAATTGTTCAGTTTGAGCATTTTTCTCCTTTTCTTTTTTGTCTGCTTGCAAAGTTTTATCTGCTTTTGAGATATTAACTTTTTGACTATTTTTTTTACCACACGCTGATAAAGAAAAAAGTAGTATTCCAACTATTATAAGCGTTAAAATCTTTTTTAAACAAGGCCTTTTCTGGCATTTCATAAAGGTCCCTCTTTCACTTTATTTTGAATATTAAAAGCGTTACAAGAATTCCAATAAGTGCACCTACAATTGTTTCCCAAACTGTGTGAATCTTTGCTTCTATCCTACTCTCAAGTACCAATAAAGCCATAAAAACAGCAAGTGACACTATAATGAGGTTGTTTGTGAGCATTAAAATAGCAGTTGCCGCAGCAAAAGCTAAAGCAGTATGACCACTTGGCATTCCACCTTGCATGAATTTCGTTCTATTTGTTACAGCTTTTACAACTATTATCACCATTGCAACAATTATAAGGGATAAGAACACTACATGAAAAGAAATACCCCTAATGTGCTTAAGGGTTATTTCTATAGGAAGCTTCATTCTATCATAAAAAAGGAAATATCCTATAGCCAAGGACATCAGTGCAGATACCAAAACAGCTCCCGCTGCTACGTCCTTTGCAATTTTTGCTTTCGGCTCAAATTCTTTTGCTACAAGGTCCACGGTATTTTCTATTGCTGTATTTATAAGTTCTGTTGCTATAACCAACCCGATGCAGATCAACACCAATATTGTCTCAATTTTGTTAAGTTTAAAGACAATTGTCAAAAAAAGAATTGCAAAAGCTATTATAAAATGAATCTTCATGTTTCTTTGGGTTTTAAATGCAATTATTATGCCGTTTATTGCATTGTCAAAGCTCTCCAGCAAGGTTCTTCTTTTGTTCATCTTGTCAACCCCATACTATCTAAAATCTGTTCTTCATATTTTCTCATTACTTTTCTATCATCTTCTTCTATGTGGTCAAAACCTAAAAGATGCAAAACAGAATGCACAGTTAAATATGCAACTTCTCTTTCCAATGAGTGACCAAATTCTTTCGCCTGCTGCAGTGCCTTTTCGATAGAAATTACAATATCGCCAAGAGGAATCTCATCCTCCACAACTACTATATCTTCCTGCAATTGACCATTTTTGAATTCAAATATAGGAAATGATAGTACATCTGTCTCTTTGTTGACATTTCTATAATTTCTATTTAGCTCCTTTATGAAGTTGTTGTCAACTATGAGCACGCTGACTTCAAAGTTCTCTTCTTGCAAGAAAATCTTAAG includes the following:
- a CDS encoding diacylglycerol kinase gives rise to the protein MNKRRTLLESFDNAINGIIIAFKTQRNMKIHFIIAFAILFLTIVFKLNKIETILVLICIGLVIATELINTAIENTVDLVAKEFEPKAKIAKDVAAGAVLVSALMSLAIGYFLFYDRMKLPIEITLKHIRGISFHVVFLSLIIVAMVIIVVKAVTNRTKFMQGGMPSGHTALAFAAATAILMLTNNLIIVSLAVFMALLVLESRIEAKIHTVWETIVGALIGILVTLLIFKIK
- the ybeY gene encoding rRNA maturation RNase YbeY: MIEDSVANTLKIFLQEENFEVSVLIVDNNFIKELNRNYRNVNKETDVLSFPIFEFKNGQLQEDIVVVEDEIPLGDIVISIEKALQQAKEFGHSLEREVAYLTVHSVLHLLGFDHIEEDDRKVMRKYEEQILDSMGLTR